tatttctaattttaatttgaagtatCTTTCAAAATCCAAAAAGTTTAAGCTAAAAAATTACCTATACATTGCATCTTGAATGTGTGAATGAGTCCTACTGTTTTATCTCATCCTAGAACCACCTAGCTTAGTTTTTGTCAAAGTTATGCCTAATTGCCATTACTCAAAAAGTCCTGTTGCAGATATATAACAAGGGCAAGcacaatatatatacatatatataggtCTTCCTGTTCTGATTATTGTCCACAACAAGACAAAGCTTGAGATGCTTGTGATTATTAATCTTGAGGTTGTTCAGTAACATCTGTCTTACTTGGACATGTCCTACTGTTATGTCCCTTTTTCTTGCACAACCTACACTTGTATTGCCTTCGAGAGACCGTGTTTCTTTTACTAGGAACAACTTCAGGACAGGTTCTGCGGTTATGGCCGAATTGGTGACATACTTTACACTTTCGGTGTTTTATCACTCTCCCCTTTCTAAGGCTTATCCTTAACGTCCTACAAGTTCTTCTGTTGTGGCCCTTTTCCCCACAGACCCTACACTGATGCTGTTTTATCAGTCTCTCATTGCTATGGCTTACCCTTATCATTCTACATGTTCTTCTGTTGTGACCTTTTTCCCCACAGACCCTACACGTGAATCGCCGATCAATCATGGTATCCTTGAGTTCTGGACAGTAGTATCTCCTATGCCCTTCACGTCCACAGTTTTTGCAGTAGAATTTTACTCCTGCATTTGAAGAGGGACAGAAAGCCAATGACTTTGAATTTCAACCATGTCTACCAGCAATGAAGTCACAGGTGCAGGGGTATGAAAATTACCCTTCATGGCCATGCTCCTTTTCTGTCGGTTTATTGGATCACTAAAGAAAGCTTTCATAGTTTTGGAAGTGTGTCTCCTAGCTGCAACAGTTCCCTTGGCTTTCTGCATCCATTGAAGCAAATATTCATTGTGCAGAACTTTCAGTGTGCCAAAATTCTAATGCTTCAAATACTTGCATAATTTACATGCAGACAACCAGTGCCTGTACTCAAAGAATTCAGAAAACATATGCAAACAGAGGGTATATGATAGGGCTTTAGAATATTAGAAGATAGCATTAGAAAACCATCTGAGAATTTAACTATGCTAGGAGTAAAGAACCTTCGTAAAGCAATGCTGACTAATGTCAGCAGTTTCGTGTCTCAAGTTCTACTCTGAAAACATTTTACGGACCAATCTATATTTGATTACAGATATCTTTGGAGGTccaatatgaaatataaatggAAGACTAATGTGATGTCACGAATATAGTTGGTCGACCAAAATGAGTGATTACtacatatattacaaaaataaacagCACAGCAAATTTCTTATTGAagacatattttattttgcgGATATTCCAGTAGAACAGATAAAGTGAATCCTAAATTTCAATGCATCAAACAATTATTAACTTCTGAACAAGAGTGCAACAAAAATTAGTATGAGGAAACAGTCATTTAGCAAGGATTTACTTGGACAAACTTCTCCATAAGTTCTTTATAGGAGAgagaaataagaagaaaaattcaaattaatttctccATAAACTAAAATTCACCAATGCATAAACTAATTTGTAGAAGTTCTCTCGTGTAACTATtctgaagatttatttttaacctGTGTACATGTTAACTTTAGCCTATGGAGAAGTTAATttcactttttccttttatttttctcttctagaaGGAGCTTATGGAGAAGCTCATCGAAATAGGCCTTGATACCAAGAGAAAATGACTTCAAAAGAAACACAAATCTTAACATTTAAAACCTTGATAGCAGCCACACGCTGTGCCTGAAGCTTGGGATCCTGGTGAATAATCTTCATTCGGTTGCTAAACAGACCAGTTTTGGCATTCAGACTCTGCAATCATTCAACTAaacaaacacatttaaatttgCAACCTTAACAATATCCACAAATTCTCTTTCTTGATTTATCATATCAATACAGCAgtaaacaaaaggaaagaaaaaaccGTGCATGGAATTTATATCACTACACAATTGTAACTTCTTCCTGTCCTAAATGTATTTGATCcttacgtgtccatatagaacAAGTTAATGCTCAAGTCTCTTAGCCAGAAGCAGGTTGATAAGAAGTGTTCCTATAAACTTAGCTCTCATTGTATAAGACCCCAAA
This genomic stretch from Vigna radiata var. radiata cultivar VC1973A chromosome 7, Vradiata_ver6, whole genome shotgun sequence harbors:
- the LOC106768978 gene encoding uncharacterized protein LOC106768978, coding for MISNQIHVFRSAFRVLRYPCTNSPNARPLLLLHPNTNASFCPPPTTLCSSLTDDSFSTPKPNQLDYNPPEELFELEVELKPSKGKSHAPEPRSWFGPNGQYIRELPCPSCRARGYTPCTECGIERSRPDCPKCYGKGILTCHQCSGDRVIWEESIDEKPWERAHSISPLKVKEDDEVDKLDIKLDVKKKSKRVYQSPPPEVGLKISRSLKSLNAKTGLFSNRMKIIHQDPKLQAQRVAAIKKAKGTVAARRHTSKTMKAFFSDPINRQKRSMAMKGVKFYCKNCGREGHRRYYCPELKDTMIDRRFTCRVCGEKGHNRRTCRMIRVSHSNERLIKQHQCRVCGEKGHNRRTCRTLRISLRKGRVIKHRKCKVCHQFGHNRRTCPEVVPSKRNTVSRRQYKCRLCKKKGHNSRTCPSKTDVTEQPQD